In Geminocystis sp. NIES-3708, a single window of DNA contains:
- a CDS encoding carbohydrate ABC transporter permease: protein MFPNPPSKKTNFLQTLRQSNLMAWLFLAPALILLTIFLFAPILSLLYISFTNGNLVSSRWIGLANYKRLLIDADFKQIIFNTLYFAIATIIPSIIIPLFLSILVNQKIILREFFRTAYFIPSITSLVAMGLGFRWLFQNNGPINDLLSQLHINPIPWLNSTTWAMPILIIFSTWRQIGFNLVVFLAGLQAIPQNRYEAAELDGADFWQKFYYITLPGLQSTLIFATITTAIFTFRSFEQVYIITNGGPSNSTNLLSYYMYEQAFRQFNFGYAAASTSILLIIALILVTIQLTIWRD from the coding sequence ATGTTTCCAAACCCACCATCAAAAAAAACAAATTTTTTACAGACACTAAGACAATCAAATTTAATGGCATGGTTATTTTTAGCACCAGCATTAATATTACTGACAATATTTTTATTTGCCCCAATTCTATCCCTTCTCTATATCAGTTTCACTAATGGTAATTTAGTCAGCAGTAGATGGATTGGTTTAGCAAATTACAAGAGATTACTTATCGATGCAGACTTTAAACAAATTATCTTCAATACTCTTTATTTTGCCATCGCCACTATCATTCCTAGTATCATTATCCCTTTATTTTTAAGCATTTTAGTCAACCAAAAAATAATACTCAGAGAATTTTTCCGCACCGCTTATTTTATACCTAGTATTACCTCATTAGTGGCGATGGGATTAGGATTTCGCTGGTTATTCCAAAATAATGGACCAATTAACGATTTATTATCACAATTACATATAAATCCTATTCCTTGGTTAAATAGCACCACTTGGGCAATGCCAATACTCATAATTTTCAGTACATGGAGACAAATTGGCTTTAACTTAGTTGTCTTTTTAGCTGGATTACAAGCCATTCCCCAAAATCGTTATGAAGCCGCCGAATTAGATGGAGCAGATTTTTGGCAAAAATTTTACTATATTACTCTGCCTGGATTACAATCTACTCTAATATTTGCTACTATAACTACTGCTATTTTTACATTTCGCTCTTTTGAACAAGTATATATCATCACCAACGGTGGACCATCAAACTCCACCAATTTACTCTCTTACTATATGTATGAACAAGCATTTCGCCAATTCAACTTTGGCTACGCAGCCGCCAGTACAAGTATTTTATTAATCATCGCCCTTATTCTCGTAACAATTCAACTAACAATATGGCGAGATTAA
- a CDS encoding TldD/PmbA family protein produces the protein MSPTLLISREIPNLSYHPTIDQFDLTWEKPLSTLLGMGRAAGADFVEFFLEKANYISCLAEDDTITSITPRLSTGAGVRVFRGKQDCYVSTNNLTFSGLKQALEKALSILGLHLPQGSAFIPEINLEMFRDYAIAKNKDTWLSKCSNMQEMGEILLSANHKLNQKANHVQSRRATYFRDWQEVLVASSDGIFARDIRLTQSVGYNLLCADGEHRSSIGKRDGDTSNPDFLRKWNYETVAEEVAESAGKMLYADYVESGQYPVIMANQFGGVIFHEACGHLLETTQIERKSTPFIDKKGEKIAHENLTAWDEGLSENAFGSIDMDDEGMPPQRTLLIENGILKNFIADRAGSIRTGHPRTGSGRRQSYSFAAASRMRNTYIDCGQYTLDEVFNSVDKGIYCKKMGGGSVGPTGEFNFGVDEAYLVENGKITKPLKGATLIGTAKEIMTKISMSSQDLGLAAGFCGSVSGSVYVTVGQPHIKVDSITVGGR, from the coding sequence ATGTCCCCAACCTTATTAATTTCCCGTGAAATACCAAATCTATCCTATCATCCTACTATTGATCAATTTGATTTAACTTGGGAGAAACCCCTCTCTACATTATTGGGTATGGGAAGGGCAGCCGGTGCTGATTTTGTCGAGTTTTTCCTCGAAAAAGCTAATTATATTAGTTGTTTAGCAGAAGATGATACTATCACTAGCATAACTCCTCGATTATCAACGGGGGCAGGTGTTAGAGTTTTTCGTGGCAAACAAGACTGTTATGTTAGTACAAACAATTTAACTTTTTCGGGATTAAAACAAGCCTTAGAAAAAGCATTATCTATTTTAGGTTTACATTTACCTCAGGGGAGTGCATTTATTCCAGAAATTAACCTTGAAATGTTTCGAGATTATGCCATCGCTAAAAATAAAGATACATGGTTAAGTAAATGTAGCAATATGCAAGAAATGGGTGAAATTTTGCTATCTGCTAACCATAAATTAAATCAAAAAGCCAATCATGTCCAATCTCGTCGAGCCACTTATTTTCGTGATTGGCAAGAAGTTTTAGTGGCTTCTAGTGATGGTATATTTGCTCGTGATATACGTTTAACCCAATCTGTCGGCTATAATCTTTTATGTGCAGATGGAGAACACAGATCATCTATTGGTAAAAGAGACGGTGATACTAGCAACCCTGACTTTTTAAGGAAATGGAATTATGAAACTGTAGCGGAAGAAGTTGCCGAATCTGCAGGAAAAATGTTATACGCTGACTATGTAGAATCAGGACAATATCCTGTTATCATGGCAAATCAATTCGGCGGTGTAATCTTTCATGAAGCCTGTGGTCATTTACTCGAAACCACTCAAATTGAAAGAAAAAGTACACCCTTTATAGATAAGAAAGGCGAAAAAATTGCCCATGAAAATTTGACGGCATGGGATGAAGGATTATCAGAAAACGCTTTCGGAAGTATAGATATGGATGATGAAGGAATGCCACCACAACGCACTCTTTTAATCGAGAATGGCATTCTCAAAAACTTTATCGCAGATCGAGCTGGTTCAATACGTACAGGACATCCTCGCACAGGTAGTGGCAGAAGACAGAGCTACAGTTTTGCCGCAGCTTCTCGTATGCGCAATACTTACATTGACTGTGGTCAATACACTCTCGATGAAGTATTTAATTCTGTCGATAAAGGCATCTACTGTAAAAAAATGGGGGGAGGAAGCGTTGGCCCCACAGGGGAGTTTAACTTCGGCGTTGATGAAGCCTATCTCGTTGAAAATGGTAAAATCACTAAACCATTAAAAGGGGCTACTCTTATTGGCACTGCGAAAGAAATTATGACAAAAATTTCTATGTCATCCCAAGATTTAGGATTAGCCGCGGGTTTTTGTGGTTCAGTGAGTGGTAGTGTTTATGTAACTGTTGGACAACCTCATATCAAAGTTGATTCCATAACCGTTGGCGGAAGATAA
- a CDS encoding RuBisCO accumulation factor 1, whose translation MTENNNPLSVEEKENIMTSLLHKEGCWVDWGKACQRLQQGGINSQEIFEGTGLQTSQQNLVIVGAQVYDSLVKGEAQEDLLSYYQGPRSDVLYELRILNHQERLSAAILAKEKQLDVDGAKEIAKAIKHFSHLSQPPTGFTLHPGDAVAYQHWKNARQKKTLADKARLIAEGLKFAHSETARKQIEHLLTEAATSTSTQNAPLLPIYRFESDEQLPYILPVAGTLPLTSSDLENIPIFEKIEPYGILKINKEIDIVSIPSWQVILKAKHPVVIFCQSEDLPKQTTTKSEQLLVVIDLDVKEWNISNYCLVEENGKLKLNWFQSNPDCQILGQLLLILRPKKILDEDNLTQPWQMDD comes from the coding sequence ATGACAGAAAATAACAATCCCCTCAGTGTAGAAGAAAAAGAAAACATCATGACATCTTTGTTACATAAAGAAGGTTGTTGGGTAGATTGGGGAAAAGCCTGTCAAAGATTGCAACAGGGAGGAATTAATAGTCAGGAAATTTTTGAAGGCACAGGATTACAAACCAGTCAACAAAATTTAGTCATCGTTGGGGCACAAGTTTACGATAGTTTAGTTAAAGGTGAAGCACAAGAAGATTTATTAAGTTATTATCAAGGACCTCGCAGTGATGTATTATACGAATTAAGAATTTTAAATCACCAAGAAAGACTTTCAGCCGCTATTCTAGCCAAAGAAAAACAATTAGACGTAGATGGTGCAAAAGAAATAGCCAAAGCCATTAAACATTTTTCTCATCTTTCTCAACCGCCAACAGGTTTTACTCTTCACCCTGGGGATGCCGTAGCTTATCAACATTGGAAAAATGCTCGTCAGAAAAAAACTTTAGCTGATAAAGCCCGATTAATTGCCGAAGGTTTAAAATTTGCCCATTCTGAGACGGCTAGAAAACAAATTGAGCATTTATTAACAGAAGCGGCTACTTCTACTTCTACACAAAACGCTCCTTTATTACCTATTTATCGTTTTGAAAGTGACGAACAATTACCTTACATTTTACCTGTGGCTGGTACTTTGCCTCTCACATCTTCAGATTTAGAAAATATACCTATTTTTGAAAAGATCGAACCTTATGGAATACTTAAAATTAACAAAGAGATTGATATAGTTTCTATTCCTAGTTGGCAAGTCATTCTAAAAGCAAAACATCCTGTAGTTATTTTTTGTCAAAGTGAAGATTTACCAAAACAAACTACGACAAAATCAGAACAATTATTAGTGGTAATTGATTTAGATGTTAAGGAATGGAATATTAGTAATTACTGTTTAGTAGAAGAAAACGGAAAACTAAAATTAAACTGGTTTCAATCTAATCCTGATTGTCAAATTTTGGGACAATTACTATTGATTTTACGACCTAAAAAAATTCTTGATGAAGATAATTTAACTCAACCTTGGCAAATGGACGATTAA
- the proS gene encoding proline--tRNA ligase yields MRLSQMLSVTLREDPAEAEIKSHKLLLRAGYIRRIGSGVYAYLPLMWRVLQKVSQIVREEMNITGAQECLLPQIQPAELWQESGRWETYTKAEGIMFSLVDRQQRELGLGPTHEEVITAIAKDMIKSYRQLPTHLYQIQTKFRDEIRPRFGLMRGREFIMKDGYSFHSSVESLKKTYQDMDKAYRNIFSRCGLSFRAVDADSGAIGGSGSQEFMVLAEAGEDDIVYTDDGKYAANVEKAVSLPADGILSPFNSYQKKATPNTETIAKVTKFLGCSATNIVKNILYQAVYDSGKTVLILVNIRGDQDINEVKLNNELVKLAPNYQAKTILSLTVPDQNAQQKWATNPLPLGYISPNLSDDYIAKSDQVEGNFLRMADKTVIDLENFVTGADESDYHVTGGNWGKEFTLPNLIVDIRKAQVGDRAIHNPHQTLQTARGIEVGHIFQLGTKYSEAMNATYTAEDGTEKPFVMGCYGIGVSRLAQSAVEQCHDKDGIMWPMAIAPYHVIIVVPNITDQEQMKIAEKLYQELNQAGIEALLDDRDERAGVKFKDADLIGIPYRIVTGRSLKEGKVELVTRKTKESQEIMIEKVVEIFSDILKNNT; encoded by the coding sequence ATGCGTTTATCTCAAATGTTATCAGTAACTTTGCGTGAAGATCCCGCAGAGGCAGAAATTAAAAGTCATAAATTATTATTACGAGCAGGTTACATTCGTCGTATCGGTAGCGGTGTTTATGCGTATCTTCCTTTGATGTGGCGTGTATTGCAAAAAGTATCTCAAATTGTTCGAGAAGAGATGAATATAACAGGGGCTCAAGAATGTTTATTACCCCAAATTCAACCAGCAGAATTATGGCAAGAATCAGGGCGATGGGAGACTTATACTAAAGCTGAAGGTATTATGTTTTCTTTGGTAGATAGGCAACAACGAGAATTAGGTTTAGGACCTACCCATGAAGAAGTTATCACAGCGATCGCCAAAGATATGATAAAATCTTATCGTCAGTTACCGACACATTTATATCAAATTCAAACTAAATTTAGAGATGAAATTCGTCCTCGTTTCGGTTTGATGCGTGGTAGAGAGTTTATTATGAAAGATGGCTATTCTTTTCATAGTAGCGTTGAAAGTTTAAAAAAAACTTATCAAGATATGGATAAAGCCTATCGCAATATTTTTAGCCGTTGTGGTTTGAGTTTTCGGGCTGTGGACGCAGATTCTGGAGCGATTGGTGGATCTGGATCTCAGGAGTTTATGGTGTTGGCAGAAGCAGGAGAAGATGATATTGTTTATACTGATGATGGCAAATATGCGGCAAACGTCGAAAAAGCAGTTTCTTTACCTGCTGATGGAATTTTATCTCCTTTTAACAGTTACCAAAAAAAAGCAACTCCTAATACTGAAACTATTGCTAAAGTAACAAAATTTTTAGGATGTTCAGCAACTAATATTGTTAAAAATATTTTATATCAAGCTGTCTATGATTCAGGAAAAACAGTTTTAATTTTAGTAAATATTAGAGGAGATCAAGATATTAATGAAGTTAAATTAAATAATGAATTGGTAAAATTAGCCCCTAATTATCAAGCTAAAACCATTCTTAGTTTAACAGTTCCTGATCAAAATGCACAACAAAAATGGGCAACGAATCCTTTACCTTTAGGTTATATTTCTCCTAATTTAAGTGATGATTATATTGCGAAATCTGACCAAGTAGAAGGCAATTTTTTAAGAATGGCGGATAAAACCGTTATCGATTTAGAAAATTTTGTCACAGGTGCTGATGAATCTGATTATCATGTTACTGGTGGAAATTGGGGTAAGGAGTTTACTTTGCCTAACCTAATTGTTGATATTCGCAAGGCTCAAGTTGGCGATCGTGCAATTCATAATCCCCATCAGACACTACAAACTGCCAGAGGCATTGAAGTAGGGCATATTTTCCAATTAGGCACAAAATACTCCGAAGCGATGAATGCTACTTATACTGCTGAAGACGGCACAGAAAAGCCTTTTGTAATGGGATGTTATGGTATTGGGGTATCTCGTTTAGCACAGTCAGCCGTAGAACAATGTCATGATAAAGATGGTATAATGTGGCCTATGGCGATCGCACCTTATCATGTTATCATAGTCGTGCCAAATATTACTGACCAAGAGCAAATGAAAATTGCTGAAAAACTATATCAAGAATTGAATCAAGCAGGAATTGAAGCCTTATTAGATGACAGAGACGAACGAGCAGGGGTAAAATTTAAAGACGCTGATTTAATTGGGATTCCTTACCGTATCGTTACAGGCAGATCATTAAAAGAGGGTAAAGTAGAATTAGTAACAAGGAAGACAAAAGAATCTCAAGAAATAATGATAGAAAAAGTGGTAGAAATTTTCTCAGACATCTTAAAAAATAATACATAA
- a CDS encoding late competence development ComFB family protein has translation MLHEKKPYKNVMEILVDEEIQYQLTHNKSLASVRNSLNLVEVATFALNRLPSLYASSKEGIHKQTARAVVQLKLQIRQAVTQGIAAVTRDPLRKSTPLPKEKNDTIIDAKKTLSKLNDSLPKEELSIIVDFMESFLEKVKNQKITEQEVIKLYYLLDFYWEEDGQGLLAPNAKISWYD, from the coding sequence ATGTTACACGAAAAAAAACCTTATAAAAATGTAATGGAAATTCTGGTAGATGAAGAAATTCAATATCAATTAACTCATAATAAATCCTTGGCAAGTGTACGTAATTCCTTAAATTTAGTAGAAGTTGCTACATTTGCCCTGAATCGATTACCTAGTCTATATGCTTCCTCAAAAGAAGGTATTCATAAACAGACTGCAAGGGCAGTAGTGCAATTAAAATTACAAATCAGACAAGCTGTTACTCAAGGAATTGCGGCTGTAACGAGAGATCCCTTAAGAAAATCAACTCCTCTTCCAAAAGAAAAGAATGATACCATTATAGATGCAAAAAAGACTTTAAGCAAATTGAATGACTCTTTGCCAAAAGAAGAATTGTCTATTATCGTTGACTTTATGGAATCCTTTTTAGAAAAAGTAAAGAATCAAAAAATTACAGAACAAGAAGTTATTAAATTATACTACCTACTCGATTTTTATTGGGAAGAAGACGGACAAGGTTTACTCGCTCCTAATGCTAAGATTTCTTGGTATGATTAA
- a CDS encoding MotA/TolQ/ExbB proton channel family protein: protein MTLAELIEKGGVTIWPLLFLSILALGTIIERIFFWSKVLIKEEQILNNIMDAATTNWGKAGEITSRYRNHPLGKFLNSPLQLDNPDPEVFHLALETGADDELALMRKGDKILEGVIALSPLLGLLGTVLGLITSLGSISLSDLGTGATSGVTQGIGESLISTAVGLIVAIICVVFYRLFQAFWFNQVRIFRKAGSDLEVIYRQRWGQHQQLTI from the coding sequence GTGACTTTAGCAGAATTAATTGAAAAAGGTGGCGTAACAATTTGGCCTCTGTTATTTTTATCAATCCTTGCCTTAGGTACAATCATAGAGCGTATATTCTTTTGGTCAAAGGTACTCATCAAAGAAGAGCAAATTTTAAACAATATTATGGATGCCGCTACCACTAATTGGGGTAAAGCAGGTGAAATAACTTCCAGATACCGTAATCATCCCCTCGGCAAATTTTTAAATTCCCCTTTACAATTAGATAACCCCGATCCTGAAGTATTTCATTTAGCCCTAGAAACTGGAGCTGATGATGAGTTAGCTTTAATGCGCAAAGGAGATAAAATTTTAGAGGGCGTTATCGCTTTATCCCCTTTATTGGGCTTATTAGGTACAGTATTAGGATTAATTACTTCTTTGGGTTCAATTTCTTTAAGTGATTTAGGTACAGGTGCTACTTCAGGAGTCACTCAAGGCATTGGAGAATCACTAATTTCTACTGCAGTAGGATTAATTGTAGCAATTATTTGTGTAGTATTTTATAGGTTGTTTCAAGCTTTTTGGTTTAATCAAGTACGAATTTTTAGGAAAGCGGGAAGTGATTTAGAAGTAATTTATCGTCAAAGATGGGGGCAACATCAACAGTTAACTATCTAG
- a CDS encoding HAD family hydrolase, which produces MRTIICQKKSFENVEAIIFDKDGTLADSESFLRELAFKRARLIDAQIPGIYEPLLMAFGVENDYLNPTGLMAVGSNRENQIVSAGYIAETGRSWFESLAIAEQCFINAEKSFPSRGKTSPLFAGSLEVLQTLKQAGLKIAILSADTTAGVQEFVINHQLNPYIDLIMGVDSGLSKPDPRLYLQACEKLGVKPENSLMIGDSQGDISMAKNAQAGGVIGICWKYSSAPHLEVADVVISDLAQIKL; this is translated from the coding sequence ATGAGAACTATTATTTGTCAAAAAAAATCTTTTGAAAATGTAGAAGCTATTATTTTTGATAAAGATGGTACATTAGCTGATTCTGAGAGTTTTTTACGAGAATTAGCTTTTAAAAGGGCAAGATTAATTGATGCTCAAATACCCGGAATTTATGAACCTTTATTAATGGCTTTTGGTGTAGAAAATGATTATCTAAATCCCACTGGTTTAATGGCAGTGGGTAGTAATCGAGAAAATCAAATTGTCTCGGCTGGTTATATCGCTGAAACAGGAAGAAGTTGGTTTGAATCTTTGGCGATCGCAGAACAATGTTTTATCAACGCCGAAAAATCTTTTCCTAGTCGGGGTAAGACATCACCTTTATTTGCTGGAAGTCTTGAAGTGTTACAAACTTTAAAACAAGCAGGATTGAAAATAGCAATACTTTCCGCCGATACCACAGCAGGGGTGCAAGAATTTGTGATCAATCATCAATTAAATCCTTACATAGACTTAATCATGGGGGTTGACAGTGGCTTATCAAAACCTGATCCTCGTTTATATTTACAAGCCTGTGAGAAACTAGGGGTAAAACCTGAAAATAGTCTAATGATTGGTGATTCTCAAGGAGATATTTCCATGGCAAAAAATGCTCAAGCAGGGGGCGTAATCGGTATTTGCTGGAAATATTCCTCTGCACCTCATTTAGAAGTTGCCGATGTGGTTATTTCTGATTTGGCACAGATAAAACTATAG
- a CDS encoding tetratricopeptide repeat protein gives MTSFSQAEFEQRYQTGKLAFNNGRYRLSIEQLEQASQLVSSNSRLEGEVKFWLVNAYEAAGESQQAIALCEELCTHRDGEIKRQAKALLYIIKAPKLKRPKEWMTEIPDLVNLSISASQYAKASTPNRKIKPKRQIELVDLSKVNTQDNQFIWLSLGIASLTIVSLFII, from the coding sequence GTGACTTCATTCTCCCAAGCAGAATTTGAACAAAGATACCAAACAGGAAAATTAGCTTTTAATAATGGGCGTTATCGTCTGAGTATTGAACAATTAGAACAGGCTTCTCAACTCGTTTCCTCTAATTCTCGTCTTGAAGGGGAAGTCAAGTTTTGGCTGGTAAATGCTTATGAAGCCGCAGGAGAATCACAACAAGCGATCGCATTATGTGAAGAATTATGTACTCATCGTGACGGTGAAATAAAACGACAGGCTAAAGCGTTACTTTATATTATCAAAGCACCTAAACTAAAACGTCCTAAAGAATGGATGACAGAAATACCAGATTTGGTTAACTTATCTATCAGTGCCAGTCAATACGCTAAAGCAAGTACTCCAAATCGTAAAATAAAGCCAAAACGACAAATTGAGTTAGTAGATTTGAGTAAAGTCAATACTCAAGATAATCAATTTATTTGGTTAAGTCTTGGTATTGCTAGTTTAACGATTGTCAGTTTATTTATTATTTAA
- a CDS encoding YbjN domain-containing protein, which produces MTTPELTSEDLQTDFNNLDLPRNSHKDEIETVIYSLEQNDSAMVQATEEGYIWKFQYGTVEVFVQLTGESDEDLLTVWSAVLPLPVKNELELFRTLMELNWSGTFETCFSVFNNQVVISAQRTVYDLSPAEISRLITLVATIADEYDEVLQAQYL; this is translated from the coding sequence ATGACAACTCCTGAATTAACCTCTGAAGATTTACAAACAGATTTTAATAATTTGGATTTACCCAGAAATAGCCATAAAGATGAAATTGAGACCGTTATCTATAGCTTAGAGCAAAATGACAGTGCTATGGTACAAGCCACAGAAGAAGGCTATATTTGGAAATTTCAATATGGTACAGTCGAAGTCTTTGTACAATTAACGGGGGAAAGTGACGAAGATTTATTAACAGTGTGGTCGGCTGTATTACCTTTACCTGTCAAAAATGAGCTAGAATTGTTTCGTACATTAATGGAATTGAATTGGAGCGGTACTTTTGAAACTTGCTTCTCGGTTTTTAATAATCAAGTAGTTATTTCTGCCCAACGAACTGTTTATGATCTTTCTCCAGCAGAAATTTCTCGTTTAATTACTTTAGTCGCCACCATAGCTGATGAATATGATGAAGTTTTACAGGCACAATACTTATAA
- a CDS encoding serine/threonine-protein kinase has translation MKDSHYRSLSLVGEGQFGKVYTAIHRQTGELVALKEFNPQKFSTKKFLREMRILLSLEHRNIVRCQGIEHNSHGRHLITEYCEGGTLRDLLESKFNLTIEQKLKISTDILEGLNCAHLEGIIHRDLKPENILLCVTPQGWCAKISDFGVAKIELEDKDLNISTIGDTGSPAYMAPEQFYGKYSYNSDIYSMGIILYELLMGHRPFNGSPSEIMKGHINQAPIFPKNLPPSLRLILKEALQKLPQHRFRTAQEMKTEILKATLELTDKNKSLYDQIPEKIVNIYLNYEKELLENINFLTVKNNFIYECSLETLFIENYEEDINNQITIKPINKHKLNRQILDLQTINSGCIVSAHNLSSYHQYSLFYCDALSGGIQTLINIESEYLTYGVANNYKWFALSTIFNDEQGFQVIKTKNLTPITPLIKDFLPKQIIPIDDNHGVVIYTQWEIDKNQTFFRFFHRRGGWQDIYTVSLPLHNLIHHQAIPKTFLTREKQTNNLVLIKFEPFSVRRIPLNFRADFWLSSSWGFLCANPSGNIAFLDLEGHYLGEINIKKTIKAIAPLGKDKIIVIIEKNDQQIKQIYTIQI, from the coding sequence GTGAAAGATTCTCACTATAGATCATTAAGCTTGGTGGGCGAAGGACAGTTTGGAAAAGTATATACTGCTATCCATCGTCAAACAGGGGAATTAGTGGCATTAAAAGAATTTAATCCCCAAAAATTCTCTACGAAAAAATTTTTAAGGGAAATGCGTATTCTTCTTAGTTTAGAACATCGTAATATTGTTCGTTGTCAAGGTATTGAGCATAATTCTCACGGACGACATTTAATCACAGAATATTGTGAAGGAGGTACTTTAAGAGACTTACTAGAATCAAAATTTAATCTAACCATTGAGCAAAAGTTAAAAATTAGCACGGATATTTTAGAAGGTTTGAATTGTGCTCATTTGGAGGGTATTATTCACCGAGATTTGAAGCCAGAAAATATCTTATTATGTGTAACTCCTCAAGGTTGGTGTGCAAAAATTTCTGATTTTGGTGTAGCTAAAATTGAACTAGAAGATAAAGATCTAAACATAAGTACAATTGGCGATACTGGCTCTCCAGCTTATATGGCACCTGAACAATTTTATGGTAAATATTCCTATAATTCCGATATTTATTCCATGGGTATTATTTTATATGAATTGTTAATGGGTCATCGTCCTTTTAATGGTAGCCCTAGTGAAATAATGAAAGGACACATTAATCAAGCACCGATATTTCCCAAAAATTTACCACCTTCTTTACGGTTAATTTTAAAAGAAGCATTGCAAAAACTACCTCAACACCGTTTTCGCACTGCTCAAGAAATGAAAACAGAAATTCTTAAAGCTACCCTAGAATTAACAGATAAAAATAAATCCTTGTATGATCAAATTCCAGAAAAAATAGTTAATATTTATTTAAACTATGAAAAAGAATTATTAGAAAATATCAATTTTTTAACTGTTAAAAATAACTTTATTTATGAATGTAGCTTAGAAACTTTATTTATTGAAAATTATGAAGAAGATATTAATAATCAAATAACAATAAAACCGATAAATAAACATAAATTAAATCGTCAAATTCTTGATTTACAAACTATCAATTCAGGATGTATAGTTTCTGCTCACAATTTGTCAAGTTATCACCAATATTCTTTATTTTATTGTGATGCTTTAAGTGGTGGTATTCAAACATTAATTAATATTGAAAGTGAATATTTAACTTATGGGGTAGCCAATAATTATAAATGGTTTGCTCTTAGTACCATCTTCAATGATGAACAAGGTTTTCAAGTTATTAAAACAAAAAATTTAACTCCTATTACTCCTTTAATTAAAGATTTTTTACCCAAGCAAATTATTCCTATTGATGATAATCATGGAGTGGTTATTTACACTCAATGGGAAATAGATAAAAATCAAACATTTTTTCGCTTTTTTCATCGTCGTGGTGGTTGGCAAGATATTTATACTGTTTCTTTGCCTCTACACAATCTTATTCATCATCAAGCAATTCCAAAAACTTTTTTAACTAGAGAAAAGCAGACCAATAATTTAGTTTTAATTAAATTTGAACCTTTCTCTGTTCGCCGTATTCCCCTGAATTTTAGAGCTGATTTTTGGTTATCTAGCTCATGGGGTTTTCTTTGTGCTAATCCTTCAGGAAATATTGCTTTTTTAGATTTAGAAGGACATTATTTAGGGGAAATAAATATAAAAAAAACAATTAAGGCGATCGCTCCTTTAGGTAAAGATAAAATTATTGTCATCATAGAAAAGAATGATCAACAAATAAAACAAATTTATACCATTCAGATCTAA